A single Apostichopus japonicus isolate 1M-3 chromosome 11, ASM3797524v1, whole genome shotgun sequence DNA region contains:
- the LOC139975819 gene encoding triosephosphate isomerase-like, translating to MLKLTTHILLCSSERKNLQLIARKSHKMSTQRRFFVGGNWKMNGNKASIDEIVKNLADTNIPEDTDVVIAPTAAHLVYVKERINSKIQVSAQNSYKVAKGAFTGEISPAIIKDLGLNWVILGHSERRHVFGEGDELIAEKVQHALSEGLSVIACIGEKLSERESGLTEEVVFKQTKAIADVVSDWSKVVIAYEPVWAIGTGKTASPEQAQQVHTSLRTWLSENVSSAVAQSTRIIYGGSVNAKNCQNLAAQADIDGFLVGGASLKPEFADIINARQ from the exons ATGTTAAAGTTGACAACACACATTTTGCTGTGCAGCTCAGAAAGGAAAAATTTGCAG TTAATAGCAAGAAAATCACATAAGATGTCGACGCAGAGACGTTTTTTCGTTGGTGGAAACTGGAAGATGAATGGGAACAAAGCTAGTATTGATGAAATCGTTAAAAATCTAGCAGATACCAACATACCAGAAGACACAG ATGTAGTGATTGCTCCCACTGCTGCCCACCTGGTTTATGTTAAAGAGAGAATAAACAGCAAGATCCAAGTATCAGCTCAGAACAGTTACAAG GTAGCCAAAGGTGCTTTTACAGGTGAAATAAGTCCAGCCATCATCAAGGATCTTGGCCTTAACTGGGTCATTCTAGGTCATTCAGAGAGGCGCCATGTGTTTGGTGAAGGAGATGAG ttAATAGCTGAGAAGGTGCAGCATGCTCTAAGTGAGGGTCTCAGTGTCATAGCTTGCATTGGAGAAAAACTGTCGGAAAGAGAGTCAGGGCTGACAGAAGAAGTGGTGTTCAAACAAACCAAGGCCATTGCAG ATGTGGTTTCAGACTGGAGTAAAGTGGTTATAGCATACGAACCAGTTTGGGCCATCGGAACTGGTAAAACTGCATCACCAGAACAGGCGCAGCAAGTCCACACCAGCCTTAGAACTTGGCTCTCGGAAAATGTTAGTTCTGCAGTCGCTCAGTCGACACGGATAATTTATGGAG GTTCTGTAAATGCTAAGAACTGCCAGAATCTAGCTGCCCAAGCTGACATTGATGGCTTCCTGGTTGGAGGGGCATCTCTGAAACCAGAATTTGCTGACATCATCAATGCCAGGCAGTAA